The genome window ATCTTCATTACCCTGGGTACGGGTGTTGGGGGAGCGGCCATCATCAACAAGAAAATATTTACAGGTGGTGACGGTAACGCTATGGAACCGGGCCACATTCCGTCACGTCATGGACGTGTACTGGAGCGTAACATTGGTAAAAAGGAACTGCTGGAGCTGGCCATCGAACGTCGGAACGCGTACAAAGGCGAAACTCACCTGCCCAGCGATGGGGAAATATCAACGACGGGCCTGGTTGCCGCAGCTGCCGAAGGGGACGAGCTGGCTCTTCAAATCTGGACGGAAGTTGGTGAAATTCTGGGTGAAGGACTAGCCGCGTTGATCAAAATTCTGGATATCAAGCAGGTGCTGATTGGCGGTGGTCTGTCGGCTTCCTTCGATTACATAGTGCCTGCGGTAGACAAAACCCTCGACTACTGGCTGAATCCTTATTATAAAAACGGTCTTGCCATCAAACGGGCAACGCTGGGAAATGATGCCGGGTTGCTCGGAGCGGCATCGCTTTGTTTCGAATAGAATAAAGAATAAACGGATCAGGTTCATCGGATGACTTACGGTAGTCATCCGATGAACCTTGCCTTCCCGATGAGCTTAACTCGTCATACGACGTTGACCTCCGGCGAAATTTCTACGCCAAATTTATCGGCTACTGACTGCTGAATCTGTTTGGCAAGGGCTATAATATCATTGCCAGTGGCGTTCCCGTAGTTGACCAGTACCAGAGCCTGTTTGGCATGTACACCCGCATCGCCGGAGCGGTAGCCTTTCCAGCCAGACTGTTCAATAAGCCATCCCGCCGGTACTTTAACAATATCGTTGCCAAGCGGATAGCCGGGTAAGGCTGGGTACGCTGATTTGAGCGCGTCGAACTGTTCCTTGGGTAGTTCCGGATTTTTGAAAAAGCTACCTGCATTCCCAATTTGAGCCGGGTCGGGCAATTTGCTGCGCCGGATATGGATAACGGCTTCGCTGATTGCTTTGATCGTCAGTGCATCGTCCGAAACACCCATTTCGGTAAGGGTTTCCTGAATAGCTCCGTACCGGGTATGAAAAATAGGTTGTTTGTTGAGCTGAAATGTTACGCTCGTAATAATATACTGCCCTTTGAGTGCTCGTTTGAAAATACTTTCCCGATAACCAAAGGCACAGTCTGCATGGGTGAACGTATGCTTTTCGCCCGTCAGAATGTGAACCGCTGTCAATGATTCGAACACCTGCTCCAGTTCAACCCCGTAGGCGCCGATGTTCTGCATAGGAGCCGCACCAACGGTGCCGGGAATAAGCGACAGGTTTTCCATACCCGCATAATTCCGCTGCACACAGAACCGAACCAGCTCATGCCAGTTAACACCCGCACCCGCTTTCAGATAAATATGGTCATCGTCTTCGCGAACGATGTCGATGCCCTTGATACTCATTTTGACAACCAATCCGTTGAAGTCGTGGCAGAGTAGTACGTTACTGCCTCCGCCAAGAATCAGCTTGGGCGTATCGACAAATTCACTCAGTTGTAATAGTGTCTGAATATCGTCCTCCTGATTAACTTCAACCCAATACCGCGTTGTAACGTCAATCCCGAACGTGTTGTAGGGCTTGAGCGACACGTGGCTTTCTAGTGTTAGCATGTGTTGTTTGTAGTAAGCGCCCAAAAATAACTAAAATATAGGTTTGGTAGCTTACGGACGATCTGCTTGAGCAACAAGAATGACTAAATAGTTATTTTTGTCATCTACTTAAATTATGGCTATGCGTTTTGGTTTGAATAAAGGCTCCGTAGTGGCCTTGCTGATGTTGGCCGGTTGCGCAGCAAGTCGTCCAACGGTGTCGACCAAGTCGGTCAATTACAATAGTTACGATGATGATTTGTCATCGGTACGCCCTGTCTATAACGCTACCGTGCCTGGGCGCTCGTCAGCGGCAACGCGGCCAGCTGCACCATTACCACCAACAGCGCCAGCTCCGACACGTAGGAGCGAAGCAGCAAAACCCACCGGCCCGGAAGAAGCCCTGCATGTTAACCGTAAGCTCGATTCGGTGATGGACACGCTTGCCGTTAAAAATCGAACCGTTCGGTACGCGCCCGGATACCGGATTCAGGTTTATGTAGGAAACCAACGTCAGGAAGTTGATGCGGCTAAGTTACTAATTTATCAAAATTTTCCCGAACTTAGCCCATATTTGAGCTATACTCAGCCAACTTATAAACTTAAGATCGGTGACTTTATGCGACGAATAGATGCCGAACGATATTACACATCGATTCGCCAACTGGTGCCCTCAGCTCAGTTGCAACCTGATAAAGTAGACGTTCGACGGAGCCTCTCAATAAAATAAGTTATATTTTTTGACTCTTTTCATTTAGTTTTGGTGAGTTATGTACAATTTAAGCGGTGGAGTTCCCCCGTGTAACAAACTATGAAGAAAGCATTAATAACCGGTATAACCGGACAGGATGGAGCTTACTTGACCGAACTACTCCTGTCGAAGGGGTATGAGGTACACGGCATCAAGCGCCGGAGTTCGCTGTTCAACACGCAGCGGATCGACCACATGTACGAGGATCCGCACGAAAAAAATGTGCGGTTTAAACTGCACTACGGTGATCTGTCCGATTCTACCAACATTATCCGTATCATTCAGGAAGTACAACCCGACGAAATTTACAACTTGGGTGCTATGTCGCACGTACAGGTGAGTTTCGAGGAGCCTGAGTATACGGCGCAGGTAGACGGTATCGGAACACTTCGGATTCTGGAAGCTGTTCGACTACTGGGCCTGACGGAAAAAACCCGCATTTATCAGGCGTCAACGTCTGAATTGTACGGTGGTGTTCAGGGGCACGCGCAGTCGGAGACAACACCGTTCTATCCCCGCTCACCTTACGCGGTAGCCAAGCAGTATGGTTTCTGGATTACGGTGAACTACCGCGAAGCTTACAATATGTATGCTTGCAACGGTATCCTGTTCAACCACGAATCGCCATTGCGTGGTGAAACGTTCGTAACCCGCAAAATCACTCGTGCCGTAGCTCGTATCGGTCTGGGCCTCCAGGATAAAGTTTACCTGGGTAACCTCGATTCACAACGCGACTGGGGCCATGCTAAAGATTACGTCGAAGCGATGTACCTGATTCTTCAGCAGGAAAAACCGGAAGATTTCGTAATTGCTACTGGCGTTACGACTCGTATTCGGGATTTCGTGCGGATGTCTTTCGCTGAGATCGGTGTTGAACTGGAATTCAAAGGTGAAGGTGAAGCAGAGATTGGTGTGGTCGTGAGTTCGTCGAATGCCGACTTCCCCATTGAAGTTGGTAAAGAAGTTGTCGCTGTTGATCCACGTTACTTCCGTCCAACGGAAGTTGACTTGCTGCTTGGCGATCCAACCAAGGCAATGACCCAATTGGGCTGGACACCTAAGTATGACTTGCCTGCTCTTGTTAAAGATATGATGACGGCTGACATTGATCTCTTCCGTCGTGATCAGTTATTGGCGGAAAGCGGTCACCAGGTACCGAACTACTACGAGTAGACAACGGGTTGCTATACCGCTCATTGCTTAAATTGTTTACAAAAAGAAAGCCCGTCTGTTGAGACGGGCTTTCTTTTTGTAAACAATCGTTTCTGGTTACACAGGAACCGCGTAGTAGTACATCCGCGAACTGTTCGGGTACATGCCAATCAGCATCAGACCCTCGCCTTCTTTTACGGATGATAGAATGGCTTGCAGGTCTTTCGTCGTTTTGACGTTTTTGCCATTTGCTTTCACGATGATGAAGCCTTCTTCAACGTCCGTTTCAGCCAGTTTGCCATCTACAATCTTCTTCACGCGTACACCGCCCGTAACACCCAGTTGTTTAGCATCCTGCGCGCTCAACTCTTCGAAGTCGGCACCTAGCGTGCTAAGTGCAGTGCTGGCTGCTGTAACATCCGCTTTTTTGATCACATCGCGACCACCGTTCCGATTACGGAGTTCGATTTTGAAATCGCGCTCTGTACCGTTGCGGTTAACCGTAACGTTGAGGACATCACCTGGACGACGACGACCGATGATTTCACGCATCTGAGCGTCTGAATCCAAAGGCTGACCTTCCATTTTAACGATCACATCGCCTTTTTCCAGACCGGCTGTTTTCGCAGCACCGTTATCGACCACGCTCTCGACATAAATACCCCGACCAACTTTAGCCCCTTTATCTTTAGCGACTGTACTGTTCAATTCTATGGGCAGAATACCGAGGTAACCCCGTTGAACGTTACCGTATTTCAACAGATCAGCAGAGACTTTCTTCACCAGCGAAACAGGAACGGCAAAGCCATAGCCACTGTAATAACCCGTTGCCGAGGCAATCGCCGAATTGATCCCAACCAATTCACCACGTAGGTTTACAAGCGCACCACCCGAGTTGCCGGGATTGATCGCTGCATCTGTCTGGATAAAGGCTTCGATTGGTGTATCAGCCTTCGGATCGTTCTGCTGACGAGCATTCTGACCCTGGCTCAGGATACCGATACCACGGCCTTTTGCACTCACGATACCTGCCGTAACCGTCGATTCGAGATCGAGCGGGTAACCAACGGCTAACACCCATTCGCCTAATTTCAGCGCATCAGAATCGCCAAGCGTGATGGCAGGCAGGTTGTTTGCGTCTACTTTGATAACCGCTAAGTCTGTCAAAGGATCGGTACCGATCACTTTTGCTTTGAAGCTACGCTTGTCGGTCATAATCACTTCTACTTCGTCAGCATCCTGGACAACGTGGTTGTTGGTTACGATATAACCATCTTTGCTGATGATAACGCCCGAACCTGATGCCTGGCCCTGCTGACGCCGTGGACGCTGATTACTGCCTCCGAAATCATCACCGAAGAAGTCCCGGAAGATGTCAGGTACTTGTTGTTGACGAACCGTTCTGGTCATGGTCGTGCGAATGTGAACAACCATAGGTGTAACGGCTTCAGCTGCCGTAGAAAAATCGCCCGGTGTAGCCGTTGGGCCATTACCAGTCAGGGCAGCTAACCGCCCCGTAATCGTCGGGGTAGGCGACGATTCATTGAAAAAAACATCGCGCTTATTAAACCCCAGAAGGTTGTAAGCCGCCAGCGTAACTGCACTTGATAAAAGTGCCATCAGCGCTAATAGTTTCCAGTTGCTTTTCATGATTAATTGGGAAAATCTAAAAATTGCTATCCTTATGTGTAAGACGTGTACTAATTTACTGTCACTTGTCTCTATAACGGAAACTTGGTGCTGAAAAATTCGACCTATATCGTCCTTAACAATTTTTAACAGGGCTTTGTTAAGGGGGCTAATAAGACGATTTAATTCCTGTGAGGATCACCAGCACAGGCGTTAAAACAAACGGATTAATGGTCGTGTTAACCACCGATCTCAATTTGCCGGGGCGGTTTTACTTTAGTCTCTTTACGCTTCGGAAGCTCGATTTTGAGAATGCCATCCGCGTAGGAAGCCTGAATGGTATTGACATCGACCGAAGTAGGTAACGTAAACGTTCGCTGGAACGACGAATAGCTGAACTCCCGGCGTGTATAGTTCTCTCCGATCCGTTCGCCTTTGCCAGCTTCCTCGTTCCGCATTTCCTGACGAGCCGAGATTGTAAGAGTCGTGTGATTTAGGTTTATCTTGAAATCTTCCTTCTTCAAACCCGGAGCAGCCACGTCAATACGAAATCCATCCTGATGTTCTACGACATTAACGGCTGGAACATTACGTACTGAAGAGGAACTTGTGTTGGAGAGTTTGTTGGCATCACGACCGAAAAAATTCTCGATCAACGTTGGGAAATTGTTGTTCGTGTGCATCAACGGATTCATGATCAGCATTGGTCCAAGATCGAAAACTGGTTTAACAGCTCGTGCTAGTTCGTTTTCAAAGTTTGTGCCAGTACATGTACAGAAGCAAGGTCGGTCAGATTGTCATTTTTGCTTGAGCTTGATCGCTAGCAACAGAGACAAGATGGCAGGAAATGGCTAAAATACCAAATAGGGGAGGACACTGTAGTAGGCCACAAAAGAGTACGCTTCGCGAAGCGGTTTCGCCTTGTAAAAGAGAAAGGGCTTATTTAATGTCCAGGAGTTCGAGTGCTTTTTCGGCAGCCGCTTGTTCCGCTTTTTTCTTGCTATAGCCCGTACCGGTGGCGAACTGTTCCTCGTCGATAATGACTTGCGCGATAAATTCCCGGAAATGGCTGTTGCCTTTCTCCGATAAGATCTCAAAGCGTATTTCTTTCCCCATACGTTGCGCCCACTCGATAAGGCGGCTTTTGAAGTTTGCGTTGTTCTGCACTACCGAGTCGATGTCATAGTGAGAAAGCAGCTCTTTCAGAATAAATCGACGGGAAAATCGGAAGCCTTTGTCCAGATAGACGGCTCCAACCAGCGCTTCAAGCGCGTCGCCGTACATAGACGTACGGGCGGGTAAACTACGGGTACGGCTACCATCGTATTCGATCAGGTGATCGAGGCCAATTTTGCGCGAGATGCCATTGAGCGTTTCCCGGTTGACAATCCGGGAGCGAATTTCGGTTAGGAAGCCTTCGTCTTTGTAGGGGTATTTTTTGAAGAGGAATTCCGCAATAACCATACCCAGCACTGCGTCACCCAGATACTCCAATCGTTCGTTCGATTCCCGGAACCCCTCAATAGCCGTAGCCTTGGACGCTGACGTATGGCGTAAGGCCAGCTGGTACAAGCCTATATTTGATGGTCGTTCTCCAATGATGTGAGCAATGGACCGTCGCAGATTTTTGCGCGGGTCAGCATCACTCGACCGGAACCAATCGAACGGATTGAACAAACTACGGGGTAGCGCGAGTTGCACGACTCAGCTTAGTTTACGGAAAATGACAATGGCATTGTGTCCACCAAAGCCAAACGCATTGCTCATTACGGTTGTTAACGGACGGGCCTGCGCTGTTAATGGTGTTAGATTGAACCGAGAGTCAACAGCTTCATCCAGATTAAACAGGTTAATCGTGGGCGGAACGAGCTGGTACTCCAAAGCCTTAATACTGGCAATTGCTTCAACCGCTCCAGCTGCCCCTAGCAAATGGCCGGTCATTGACTTCGTTGAACTGATGTTTAGCTTAAACGAGTGATCGCCAAACAACTGATAAATGGCTTTCAACTCCTGCGGGTCGCCAACGGGTGTAGACGTACCGTGGGTGTTGATGTAGTCGATATCCGTCGGGGCAATCCCCGCATCATCGAGTGCATCCTTCATTGCCAGATATGCACCTAAGCCATCCGGGTGCGGGGACGTAATATGGTAAGCATCCGACGACATGCCACCACCAATTAATTCGGCATAGATTTTTGCTCCCCGTGCTTGAGCATGTTCGTACTCTTCCAGAATGAGCGATCCAGCACCTTCGCCTAGCACAAAACCATCACGATCTTTGTCGTAAGGCCTTGATGCGGTTTCGGGTGATTCGTTCCGTTCCGAGAGGGCACGGTTGGCGTTGAAGCCGCCAATCCCGGCGCGGGTAACGGCTGCCTCGGAACCACCAACAACGCACATGATCATCCGGCCTAACCGAATGTAATTGAATGCGTCGATAATGCCATTGTTCGTTGACGCACAGGCCGAAACCGTTACGTAATTGGGGCCGCGAAAGCCGTACCGCATGGAGATTTGCCCCGATGCGCTGTCGGCAATCATGCGAACGATAAAGAAAGGATTGATCCGTGGTGTGCCGTCGCCTTTGGCGTAGTCGATCATCTCATCTTCGAACGATTTGAGACCGCCTATTCCGGAACCCCAGATAACGCCAACCTTGTTCCGATCAATTTTCTCCAGATCCATACCGGAATCCCGGATGGCCTCATCGGTAGCAATGAGCGCGTAATGCGTAAACGCATCCATTTTGCGGGCATCCTGCCGGGGAATGAACTGCGTGACATCAAGCCCCTTTACTTCACACGCGAATTGCGTCCGAAATTTTGAGGCATCAAATCTCGTGATCGGTCCGGCACCGCTTACGCCGGCTGATAAGTTGTTCCAATAGGTCGGTACATCATTACCAATCGGCGTAAGTGCGCCTAAACCCGTTACGACTACTCGTTTTAACGTCATACAGTTTAACTGCGGGGTAATTAGAAGAGAAAAGCGTTAGTCGCTCAATCTCGAAGGATTATTTACCGGCGTTTTCTTCCAGGTAGGTAATAGCCTGACCAACCGTACCGATGTTTTCAGCCTGATCGTCTGGGATAGAAATGTTGAATTCTTTTTCAAATTCCATGATCAACTCAACCGTGTCGAGTGAGTCTGCGCCCAAGTCGTTCGTGAAGCTAGCCTCTGGCGTCACCTCCGACTCTTCTACACCTAGTTTCTCGACAATGATATTCTTGACCTTTTGTGCAATTTCTGACATTTTAGTAGTCCTTTGGGGTTGAAAAACTGCGCAAAGAAACGTATTTACCTTTGTATTGTCAAACAATTTTTTGAACAATACGCCGTTTCGTTTAACGCTCCTGCATTTGGTATACTTTTGTATATCAGTTGATTAGGCTAAATTTTGTTCATAGTCTGTTGACTGCCAGACGGCAGCAGTTAAAAGACCATTAGGCCGGACACATGTTTTCAGGGGACAAAACGTAGCTGTTGTAGCACCCGCTTTTTTTCAATCCGTCGACTTTTGTGCTGCTATTTATAGACACTAAATCACCACTTCTGTCTATTTATCGATTAGGTCAGCGAAGTCTGCCCGATAAGTCAGTTTGGCGACAGCACTAGTGATTAATCGGCCAGTGGTGGTTGTACGTTGTCCAGATTGAAGTGCAGCCCCCGGTTTTCGCGTCGTGCCATCGCCATTTTGATCACCAAATAAGCCACTTCGATCATGTTGCGAAGCTCACAGATCGGTACGGAAACTTTCGACTGGCGATAAAGCTCCTCGTGTTCCAGATAGATCAGTTCAAGCCGGTCCATAGCCCGCTTTAGCCGCCGGTTCGTCCGAACAATGCCGACGTAGTTCGACATGATCGACTCTAGTTCCTTTTTCATCTCAGTCACCAGAACCAATTCTTCCGGATGGGTTGTGCCCGCATCGTTCCAGGTGGGCAGATTGTCGGGGACAACGGCCTGATCGAACAACTCGACCGTTTTCTGGTAAGCCCGATGACCGAATACGACTGCTTCGAGCAGGGAATTTGATGCTAGCCGATTGGCTCCGTGCAAGCCCGTGCAGGAACATTCGCCGACCGCGTAAAGAAACTGAATGTTGGTTTGCCCCCATTCGTTGACCCGAATGCCTCCGCACAAGTAATGCTGCGCCGGAACGACGGGAATGTAGTCTTTCCGTAAATCCAGCCCCAAATGGTCGAAGCAATAGGCTGTGATATTCGGGAAATGTTCGACAAACTTCTCGTAATCGCAATGGGTCACGTCGAGATAAACATGCGAATCACCCGCTTTTTTCATTTCGGAGTCGATCGCGCGGGCCACGATGTCGCGGGGAGCGAGCGAAAGCCGTGGATCATAGTTCTCCATGAACGTTTCGCCTTTCTTGTTCCGCAGAACACCCCCGAAACCGCGTACAGCCTCTGAAATCAGGAAGTTCGGTTTTTTGCCCGGTTCGTACAGAGCCGTCGGGTGAAACTGGATGAATTCCATGTCTTTACCAATCCCTTTGGCCCGATAAGCCATCGCAATGCCGTCGCCAGTAGCAATGTTGGGGTTTGTCGTGTTCTGGTAAATATTACCGATCCCGCCCGTGGCCAGTAAGGTTGTTTTTGCCAAAAACTGCTCGACCTGACCAGTCTGTGTATTCAGTACGAACGCTCCGTAACACTTATTATCGGTGTCGTACCGATGAACGGTGTCGCCCAACTGGTGGCGGGTGATGAGTTCAACGGCGTAGAAATGCGTGAATATCTCGATTGACTTCAGTGAATGCGCCTTTTCGAGCAGTGCTCGTTCAATCTCGGCTCCGGTAATGTCTTTGAAATGCAGGATACGGAAATCGGAGTGACCGCCTTCCTTCGCCAGGTCGTAGCTGTCGCCGTCATGCTCCTTATCGAAGCGAGTACCATAATCGATCAACTCACGAATCCGACCCGGCCCCTCATTCACCACGATCTCCACAATGTGCCGGTCGTTCAGAAAATCGCCCGCAATCATCGTGTCGTCGATGTGTTTTTCGAACGAATCGTCTTCCGACCAGACGGCGGCAATACCGCCCTGCGCGTATTTAGTGTTTGTTTCGTCGGCCTGAACCTTGGTAATGACGCCAATGCGGACCGGAGCCGCGTTCGACTCTTGTTGTAGATTCTCGAAGTGCATGGCCAGCTTGGTGGCATAACTCAGGCCCGCAATACCGGAGCCGATAACAAGAAAGTCGAATTGATGGGGCATTACTATGAATTTGGACGTACCCTATTTATAACTGGGTAATAACGATGAACTGGAAGAAGGAAAGTCAGTAGCTTTTCTGTTCTACCTGATAGCTGGTTAATCAGCCTACGTGTGGTCAATACCTGTTGAGCATATTATGGGTTAACTCAACTCCAGCATTCTGGCTACCGATTCGTAGGCTTTCAGGCGTACATCTTCCGGCACGATGATTTCCGGTTGTTCATAAAGCATAGCGTTGTACACTTTTTCCATCGTGTTCATCTTCATGTATGGGCACTCGGAACAGGCGCAGGTATTATTCTGGCTGGCCGGAGCCGGAATGATTTTCTTGTGCGGAGCGGCTTCTCTCATTTTGTGAAGAATACCGGCTTCCGTTCCCACGATAAAGGTCTGCTCCGGGCTGTCAACGACGTATTTCAACAGCGCCGTTGTTGAGCCCACGTAATCGGCCTGACTCAAGATGTGCTCCTGACACTCGGGGTGCGCAATGAATTTCGCTTCCGGGTATTGCTGACGCAGTTTTTGCAGTTTTTCGAGCGATATGTCGATATGGACAATACAGGCACCATCCCAAAGCACCATCTCACGACCGGTCTTCTTCGACACGAAACGGCCCAAATTGGCGTCCGGCGCAAAAATGATCTTCTGATCTTTGGGCAGGCTCTCAACGATTTTCAGCGCGTTCGACGAGGTAACGATAATGTCGGATAATGCCTTGATTTCGGCTGAACAGTTGATGTATGACAGGACAATATGGTCAGGATACTGTGCTTTAAAAGCCGCGAATTTGTCGGCGGGGGCAGAGTCAGCTAGGGAACAACCCGCGTTGAGGTCCGGAATGACGACTTTTTTATCGGGGGATAAAACTTTGGCCGTTTCGCCCATGAAGTGTACACCGCAGAAAACGATCATGTCAGCGGGTGTAGCAGCGGCCTGCTGGCTCAGACCAAGGCTATCGCCAATGTAA of Spirosoma agri contains these proteins:
- a CDS encoding ROK family protein codes for the protein MSSVEYLGIDVGGTNVKMGIVDANSGKISNFYSHDTISWRQSGHFVERFGDAVALQLFSNKDVKKVGIGLPGMLSRDRTVPLEITAIPEINDIPLVDTLSKRFPGVEFFLENDANAAALGEYYFAEEKITENYIFITLGTGVGGAAIINKKIFTGGDGNAMEPGHIPSRHGRVLERNIGKKELLELAIERRNAYKGETHLPSDGEISTTGLVAAAAEGDELALQIWTEVGEILGEGLAALIKILDIKQVLIGGGLSASFDYIVPAVDKTLDYWLNPYYKNGLAIKRATLGNDAGLLGAASLCFE
- the murB gene encoding UDP-N-acetylmuramate dehydrogenase; amino-acid sequence: MLTLESHVSLKPYNTFGIDVTTRYWVEVNQEDDIQTLLQLSEFVDTPKLILGGGSNVLLCHDFNGLVVKMSIKGIDIVREDDDHIYLKAGAGVNWHELVRFCVQRNYAGMENLSLIPGTVGAAPMQNIGAYGVELEQVFESLTAVHILTGEKHTFTHADCAFGYRESIFKRALKGQYIITSVTFQLNKQPIFHTRYGAIQETLTEMGVSDDALTIKAISEAVIHIRRSKLPDPAQIGNAGSFFKNPELPKEQFDALKSAYPALPGYPLGNDIVKVPAGWLIEQSGWKGYRSGDAGVHAKQALVLVNYGNATGNDIIALAKQIQQSVADKFGVEISPEVNVV
- a CDS encoding SPOR domain-containing protein, yielding MRFGLNKGSVVALLMLAGCAASRPTVSTKSVNYNSYDDDLSSVRPVYNATVPGRSSAATRPAAPLPPTAPAPTRRSEAAKPTGPEEALHVNRKLDSVMDTLAVKNRTVRYAPGYRIQVYVGNQRQEVDAAKLLIYQNFPELSPYLSYTQPTYKLKIGDFMRRIDAERYYTSIRQLVPSAQLQPDKVDVRRSLSIK
- the gmd gene encoding GDP-mannose 4,6-dehydratase, whose translation is MKKALITGITGQDGAYLTELLLSKGYEVHGIKRRSSLFNTQRIDHMYEDPHEKNVRFKLHYGDLSDSTNIIRIIQEVQPDEIYNLGAMSHVQVSFEEPEYTAQVDGIGTLRILEAVRLLGLTEKTRIYQASTSELYGGVQGHAQSETTPFYPRSPYAVAKQYGFWITVNYREAYNMYACNGILFNHESPLRGETFVTRKITRAVARIGLGLQDKVYLGNLDSQRDWGHAKDYVEAMYLILQQEKPEDFVIATGVTTRIRDFVRMSFAEIGVELEFKGEGEAEIGVVVSSSNADFPIEVGKEVVAVDPRYFRPTEVDLLLGDPTKAMTQLGWTPKYDLPALVKDMMTADIDLFRRDQLLAESGHQVPNYYE
- a CDS encoding Do family serine endopeptidase; translation: MKSNWKLLALMALLSSAVTLAAYNLLGFNKRDVFFNESSPTPTITGRLAALTGNGPTATPGDFSTAAEAVTPMVVHIRTTMTRTVRQQQVPDIFRDFFGDDFGGSNQRPRRQQGQASGSGVIISKDGYIVTNNHVVQDADEVEVIMTDKRSFKAKVIGTDPLTDLAVIKVDANNLPAITLGDSDALKLGEWVLAVGYPLDLESTVTAGIVSAKGRGIGILSQGQNARQQNDPKADTPIEAFIQTDAAINPGNSGGALVNLRGELVGINSAIASATGYYSGYGFAVPVSLVKKVSADLLKYGNVQRGYLGILPIELNSTVAKDKGAKVGRGIYVESVVDNGAAKTAGLEKGDVIVKMEGQPLDSDAQMREIIGRRRPGDVLNVTVNRNGTERDFKIELRNRNGGRDVIKKADVTAASTALSTLGADFEELSAQDAKQLGVTGGVRVKKIVDGKLAETDVEEGFIIVKANGKNVKTTKDLQAILSSVKEGEGLMLIGMYPNSSRMYYYAVPV
- a CDS encoding Hsp20/alpha crystallin family protein, with the protein product MNPLMHTNNNFPTLIENFFGRDANKLSNTSSSSVRNVPAVNVVEHQDGFRIDVAAPGLKKEDFKINLNHTTLTISARQEMRNEEAGKGERIGENYTRREFSYSSFQRTFTLPTSVDVNTIQASYADGILKIELPKRKETKVKPPRQIEIGG
- the rnc gene encoding ribonuclease III, producing MQLALPRSLFNPFDWFRSSDADPRKNLRRSIAHIIGERPSNIGLYQLALRHTSASKATAIEGFRESNERLEYLGDAVLGMVIAEFLFKKYPYKDEGFLTEIRSRIVNRETLNGISRKIGLDHLIEYDGSRTRSLPARTSMYGDALEALVGAVYLDKGFRFSRRFILKELLSHYDIDSVVQNNANFKSRLIEWAQRMGKEIRFEILSEKGNSHFREFIAQVIIDEEQFATGTGYSKKKAEQAAAEKALELLDIK
- the fabF gene encoding beta-ketoacyl-ACP synthase II — translated: MTLKRVVVTGLGALTPIGNDVPTYWNNLSAGVSGAGPITRFDASKFRTQFACEVKGLDVTQFIPRQDARKMDAFTHYALIATDEAIRDSGMDLEKIDRNKVGVIWGSGIGGLKSFEDEMIDYAKGDGTPRINPFFIVRMIADSASGQISMRYGFRGPNYVTVSACASTNNGIIDAFNYIRLGRMIMCVVGGSEAAVTRAGIGGFNANRALSERNESPETASRPYDKDRDGFVLGEGAGSLILEEYEHAQARGAKIYAELIGGGMSSDAYHITSPHPDGLGAYLAMKDALDDAGIAPTDIDYINTHGTSTPVGDPQELKAIYQLFGDHSFKLNISSTKSMTGHLLGAAGAVEAIASIKALEYQLVPPTINLFNLDEAVDSRFNLTPLTAQARPLTTVMSNAFGFGGHNAIVIFRKLS
- a CDS encoding acyl carrier protein; protein product: MSEIAQKVKNIIVEKLGVEESEVTPEASFTNDLGADSLDTVELIMEFEKEFNISIPDDQAENIGTVGQAITYLEENAGK
- the nadB gene encoding L-aspartate oxidase, encoding MPHQFDFLVIGSGIAGLSYATKLAMHFENLQQESNAAPVRIGVITKVQADETNTKYAQGGIAAVWSEDDSFEKHIDDTMIAGDFLNDRHIVEIVVNEGPGRIRELIDYGTRFDKEHDGDSYDLAKEGGHSDFRILHFKDITGAEIERALLEKAHSLKSIEIFTHFYAVELITRHQLGDTVHRYDTDNKCYGAFVLNTQTGQVEQFLAKTTLLATGGIGNIYQNTTNPNIATGDGIAMAYRAKGIGKDMEFIQFHPTALYEPGKKPNFLISEAVRGFGGVLRNKKGETFMENYDPRLSLAPRDIVARAIDSEMKKAGDSHVYLDVTHCDYEKFVEHFPNITAYCFDHLGLDLRKDYIPVVPAQHYLCGGIRVNEWGQTNIQFLYAVGECSCTGLHGANRLASNSLLEAVVFGHRAYQKTVELFDQAVVPDNLPTWNDAGTTHPEELVLVTEMKKELESIMSNYVGIVRTNRRLKRAMDRLELIYLEHEELYRQSKVSVPICELRNMIEVAYLVIKMAMARRENRGLHFNLDNVQPPLAD
- the nadA gene encoding quinolinate synthase NadA yields the protein MEALLEEVQRVGYVNAPVADDIDLVAEINRLKKEKNAVILAHYYVDGAIQDIADYIGDSLGLSQQAAATPADMIVFCGVHFMGETAKVLSPDKKVVIPDLNAGCSLADSAPADKFAAFKAQYPDHIVLSYINCSAEIKALSDIIVTSSNALKIVESLPKDQKIIFAPDANLGRFVSKKTGREMVLWDGACIVHIDISLEKLQKLRQQYPEAKFIAHPECQEHILSQADYVGSTTALLKYVVDSPEQTFIVGTEAGILHKMREAAPHKKIIPAPASQNNTCACSECPYMKMNTMEKVYNAMLYEQPEIIVPEDVRLKAYESVARMLELS